A genomic segment from Nicotiana tabacum cultivar K326 chromosome 7, ASM71507v2, whole genome shotgun sequence encodes:
- the LOC107778211 gene encoding bet1-like SNARE 1-2, whose product MSYRRDHRAHRAALFDNYDSIEEGGISASSSYPRDLDERDNDKAVDSLQDRVSFLKRLTGDIHEEVENHNRMLDRMGNEMDSSRGIMSGTMDRFKMVFEKKSNRKMCKLVGYFVLSFFLIYYIFRFLMYFMYG is encoded by the exons ATGAGTTATCGGAG GGATCATCGAGCCCATAGAGCTGCTCTCTTTGATAACTACGATAGTATTGAGGAAGGTGGTATAAGTGCTTCATCTTCCTATCCTCGTGATCTTGATGAACGAGACAATGACAAAGCTGTGGATAGCTTACAAGACAGAGTCAGCTTTTTAAAGAGA TTGACAGGTGACATACATGAGGAGGTGGAGAACCACAACCGAATGCTAGACCGAATG GGGAATGAGATGGATTCATCTAGAGGAATCATGTCAGGAACCATGGATCGATTCAAGATG GTATTCGAGAAGAAATCAAATCGGAAAATGTGCAAACTTGTCGGATACTTTGTGCTTTCCTTTTTCCTAATATACTACATATTTAG
- the LOC107778213 gene encoding uncharacterized protein LOC107778213: MVAEPWCLRMGNQVSTNVKKHSLLIENSKKLVSVKKQGQSQSQSQNQQEKQVIGILSFEVANMMSKIIHLHKSLTDSEILKLKNEIFKSLGVRALVSEDEEVLLELVLVEKLDDLNRVASVVSRLGKKCTISALQGFEHVYGDIICGVIDVKDLGFLVKDMEGMVKKMERYVNSTASLYCEMAVLNELEMATKKFQQNQHEESRKAYEQKLAWQKQDVKHLEDVSLWNQTYDKVVELLARTVCTVYTRISSVFGNALVKRDLLRNSGAGLQIGCSGGLLQLKRDSSERSEVVNSDFKKSVLRNSNGRCHSGQTERGALGKRSTSHNALTKVGRNEGSLFGSENFNFACGMGPGRLFMECLSLSSASKTDVENDLATDDRSSQISGCCSVSSGTKREQSNISGSFNRSPSSIRLNENARQLKSCVSDAAKHGPKSRVTLLYAPPATVGGRALALHYANVIIVIEKLLQYPHLVGDEGRDDLYQMLPTSLRKTLKSSLRSYMKGLAIYDAPLAHDWKERLEELLKWLAPLAHNMIRWQSERNFEQQQIVKRTNVLLLQTLYFADCQKMEAVICELLVGLNYICRFEQQQNALLDCASSIDFEDCMEWQMQFGTSFHS, from the coding sequence ATGGTGGCTGAACCTTGGTGTTTAAGAATGGGAAATCAGGTAAGTACTAATGTAAAAAAACATTCTTTACTTATAGAAAATTCAAAGAAATTAGTGTCTGTTAAAAAACAAGGCCAAAGCCAAAGCCAAAGCCAAAACCAACAAGAGAAGCAAGTTATAGGGATATTATCATTTGAAGTAGCTAATATGATGTCTAAAATTATTCATCTTCATAAATCTTTAACTGATTCTGagattttaaagcttaaaaatGAGATCTTTAAATCTTTAGGAGTAAGGGCTTTAGTTTCTGAAGATGAAGAGGTTTTATTAGAATTAGTACTTGTtgaaaaacttgatgatttgaatAGAGTTGCTAGTGTAGTGTCTAGACTTGGAAAAAAATGTACAATTAGTGCTTTACAAGGTTTTGAGCATGTATATGGGGATATTATTTGTGGGGTAATTGATGTGAAAGATTTGGGATTTCTGGTTAAGGATATGGAGGGAATGGTAAAGAAAATGGAGAGGTATGTGAATTCAACAGCTAGTTTGTATTGTGAGATGGCTGTATTGAATGAATTGGAAATGGCAACAAAGAAATTTCAGCAGAATCAACATGAGGAGAGTCGAAAAGCGTACGAACAGAAGTTGGCTTGGCAGAAACAAGATGTGAAGCATTTAGAAGATGTTTCACTTTGGAATCAGACTTATGATAAAGTTGTTGAACTATTGGCAAGGACTGTGTGTACTGTTTATACTCGGATTAGTAGCGTGTTTGGGAATGCCCTCGTAAAGAGGGACCTTTTGAGGAATTCGGGTGCAGGGTTGCAAATTGGTTGCAGTGGCGGTTTACTGCAGCTGAAACGAGACTCCAGTGAGAGGTCTGAAGTGGTGAATTCTGATTTCAAGAAGTCTGTTTTGAGGAATAGCAACGGTAGGTGTCACTCGGGGCAAACTGAGAGAGGAGCGTTAGGAAAGAGGAGCACGAGCCACAATGCTCTAACAAAGGTTGGAAGAAACGAAGGGAGCTTATTTGGGTCCGAGAATTTTAATTTCGCGTGTGGAATGGGACCTGGGAGGCTATTCATGGAATGTCTAAGTTTGAGTTCTGCTTCAAAAACGGATGTTGAGAACGATCTTGCGACTGATGATAGAAGTAGTCAGATATCTGGTTGTTGTAGTGTTTCAAGTGGTACAAAGAGGGAGCAATCTAACATTTCAGGTTCTTTCAATAGGTCTCCTAGTAGTATCCGTTTAAACGAAAATGCTAGACAGCTAAAGAGTTGTGTGTCTGATGCTGCAAAACATGGTCCCAAAAGTAGGGTAACGTTGTTGTATGCTCCTCCTGCAACAGTTGGAGGCCGTGCTTTAGCTTTACATTATGCAAATGTGATTATTGTCATAGAAAAGCTGCTTCAATATCCACATCTGGTAGGCGACGAAGGGAGAGATGATCTATATCAGATGTTACCGACAAGCTTAAGAAAGACTTTGAAGTCTAGTCTGAGATCATATATGAAAGGTTTAGCCATATATGACGCGCCTCTTGCCCACGATTGGAAAGAAAGGCTTGAAGAGTTACTCAAATGGCTTGCACCTTTGGCACATAATATGATCAGGTGGCAAAGCGAGCGAAATTTTGAGCAGCAACAGATTGTTAAGAGAACTAATGTTCTCCTTCTTCAGACATTATATTTTGCTGATTGTCAGAAAATGGAGGCAGTAATTTGCGAGCTGCTTGTTGGATTAAACTACATTTGCCGGTTTGAGCAACAGCAAAATGCTTTACTGGACTGCGCGAGCAGCATTGATTTTGAAGATTGTATGGAGTGGCAAATGCAATTTGGAACTTCTTTTCATTCTTGA